From the genome of Solanum dulcamara chromosome 12, daSolDulc1.2, whole genome shotgun sequence:
ttgactgaccaacttaaagtcattttgtgcttaaaataagccccaataaatagttgagtttatttggatgaacttattttaatcAGTTTATatgttgaaaacagcttatcaAAAAAAAGGTTGGTTTGcacctattttttaaaaaaaacttataagcagttttcaacttataagttatcCAAACAGGCTATTACTCTTAAATTATTAGAAATAGACAATTTTATCGAATAGGTTTTTGCCGTCAAAGAAATGGATTGCTAGGTGGACAACTATTAGCTTTGTGGGCAAATGTGACTCATTTCTTTGACGGCAAAAACCTAGTTGATACAAAAAAACGAACTAACATTAAAAGTGctctatttttaataatttaaaaataggtCTAGCtcttttttgattttaatttcACCTTTCTTAACCATGCTGTTTTGTATTTTCATGCTAAAATTATTGGTATAATATTTAGTtacaattctttttttctttcttaaactaaatttgaatttagCCAATAAGTTTTTCATTTTGCATGACAATTATTGTATATACTTTATGGTTGTTGAATCATGTTTTTCTAATACTTGAACTTTGTATTAGTTTGGAGATGAAAGCCTCCAACATTTTTCCTTTCTTGTTGATATTCATTTACTAGTTTgacataatttttcttttctaataaaAAAACACCACCAAGgaggaaaaaattataaattaataatcacgtttctttacataaaaatatgtttatttGGATTAACCTTCTTTTCTTCTGATTTATCCTTCTCAATGTAGCTCTTTTATTATACTATCAAAATTAGAAAAAGATTGAAGTAATCatggaaaaattgaaaaacatcgGTTATACTAAAATTTTTTGGGTGGATTTcataaatgaatttttgatttatattttcatatcaaatATTCTTATATCATGGtatctaattattattatttttgtgacACAATATTAACAGATGATGAAACAAAATTCACTTACTTGTTGGGAACAACAGAAGGACCAGAACATTGGGGTACGATTAAACCCGAATGGAAATTATGTGAAATTGGAAAATATCAGTCTCCCGTTAATTTCCGTAATAAAACTGTGAAAATTACCACTGCTATCCCACATTTGAAACCAAATTACAAAATTGCACCTGCTGTGATTGTTAATAGAGGTCATGATATCAAGGTACGTAACTCAAAAAAAAACTATGCTACATTTCATATttgtaaatatttaaattatttaaacccctaataattaattgataattaacccaatatttttaatacttaataTAGTTATATATACTCACACTCACTtgcaaaaaataaatagtattaATAACAACATATATAAAAGTTGCATcatcaaatataaattttgaactcctTCGTTATAGTACATTCATCTTCTCGAAATTTTGGATCCGTCTTGAATTAGATTCAACTAATGGTGAGTGTTTTGGGCAGTTGCAATGGGAAACAGATGCAGGAGGTATCAACATAGATGGTACTGAGTACAAATTACAACAATGTCATTGGCATACTCCTTCTGAACACAAAGTTGATGGAAaatggtttgtatatatatatattatagtatATGGTTTTAAATTTCTATCTCATAATTATACAAATGCATGGACTCTTTAACTTATTTACTCCTCCTACTATATAGTAAGTgattattatttgagttaatTAGAGATCTAATCGCGACTTagatttatattaatatattaattaattgatatcAGAAGTGAAAAAGTTGACACGAGTAACGAAAAAATCTTTGTAGCTTTGCTATGGAAGCCCACATGGTTCATCAGAGTGTTGATGGTAGAGTTGCTGTGGTTGCTATACCCTTCAAAATTGGAGCCCCTAACCCTTTCCTTGATGCGGTACCTAAtcctctctctccctctctcgatTTTTTACTTAGTCTGATATTCGCATTAAGTCCTGATTAATCTAAATTcacattatatattttaatatttttttcatgttcGAAGCTCGAACTCAAAACAACGTCTAGTTATCTTGTTGGTTCTCTTTTGTCTTTCTCTTACTCATGGTTAGAAGATTGTTAGTATTACCAGTATAATTAAGCTTTGGTAGTTGattaaattttatcaaatttaagtCATAATTGATCATTTATCAAAGAACGATTCTGAAGTTGAGGTAAAATTGTtagtaatataaaatattacaaaaaaaattattagctAATTTGAAAGGTAGTGACAAGTGTCATGTTCACATCACCTAACTTGCAATCAAACATTTTCTTTCTACTCAATTACGTAATTACATATAATGAATGATACAttctttattaaaataaaatatatatattgttttttaattttaaatattttaacaaaatttCTGATTTTACGTCAGTTAATAGGCCAAGTGAAGACAGTTGATGATAAGGGTCTGAAATTGGGACTAATTGATCCTCAACAACTTGGAGTCAAAGCTGAACCTTTCTATAGATACATTGGTTCACTCACTGTTCCTCCATGCACTGAGGGTATAATTTGGAATGTATTATATCAGGtatccatttttttttaaaaagaaaaatcaatataaCAAGTCATATAGAAATTAAAttgttaaataataaaaaagggtAGATGATCTTTTAATTTGCAATTACTGACTATTTTATTGGCTAATTTAGGCAAGGACTGTGTCAATGGAACAAATGATGGCACTAAGAAATGCTGTTCATGATGTAAGTATTAAACTTCTCCTTTAgatacttattattattattattattattaaaatgaaTGAAATTTCCTTAAAGccatttataaatataaaatatatataaattttaaaaatatttttacataaatgaggatgaatgatGAAAATAGAATATCaaatgaataaattaaaaagaatcgTTTTAAAAGGAGCGCTCTCAAAATTACAATAGATAAATGTTAATTAATTTGGTATCATATGTTAAACTATTTTAGATAAAACACTCGTGAGTAGATCGAAGGGGTGCTTTGGAATAACGTTAAAGTTGGGTTATGGGTTCAACCTTTGAAAGCAGTCAAAAATATACTATTTACATTACACTCCTTAGGATGCGGCCCTTTCCTGAACCTTGCAAATGCAGGATGTTTTGTGCACCGAGTTATCTTTACTCATGAGTAGATCCtaaattttacataatttttgaatgttatattttccttttaactttttttcttGTATGTATGTGTTTAACAGGGATTTGAAGCAAATGCAAGACCAGTTCAGGGCTTACATAGAAGACCAGTGTACCTTGCTATGTAAAATAGATAATGATGGCTTGTAATTATAAAAAAGAAGCATTGTTTCTTCATTGCAATATTATATTGTACCTTAAAATACTCTTATGGTGGTCAAGTATTGGAAATTTCCTattgtatatatagatatatttagaaaccaaaatgtcaaaatatttaaacaatcaGATCacttataaattaattaaatataaagtgaatcttaataaaaaaaatacagaaaaaaCAATCATCTTCAGAGACGGATCCGGAATTTTGAATCTTTGAGTGCAACTCTATTTTAAATAGTAACCTATGGCAAAATCCCCAACgtagaataaaataaaacttaatatttattagcaaatttgtatgcaaaatttagattttttctGTTTGTTCAGTTAAAATTTTGCTTATAAGAGGTTAGTAGGGCGCAAACTTGCATCCCTGCAGTGGTAAACTTGAGCTTTAACCACGGGCACGCACCATAAGACTCATTATTTATAAAGGTGTcatgtataatatttataattttcttacaaatatatatatatatacaaatatacatgtatatacagaTTTTCAATCGAGATCACGGAGTAGCATGACACCCCCTTCCAACTACATAGATCCGTCCCTGACCATCTTGTATTTAACTTAAGCTTTTGTGTAGCTAATcggttttgtttttttttgtaattgagaaattcttgaagATTAATGACGCTTAATTTGAAATTCGTGATTAATGAGTATgttctttcattttctttcactTGAATATCAGAGTTTACTTTGTAATAGTCTTGTTGAATTTGTGACATATGATGCCTAACCCCCATAATACGTGTAGCGCTCTTTCTAGTAGTGCAATTACGTTGTACAAACGCAAAATGTAACATTATTAGCATAAAATAATTGACCAATTCATCCCTTTGCTTTCATCAGTAGTCAAAGTTTAAATCTTTGTTCATACAATACGTTCCCATTAATAAttcattttcgttattattGACTTacgaaaataattatttagacATCTTCAAAATTTATTTGATACATATGTCGGTGTTGGATGTCCTCGACATACAATAAAACAAGTTAAGATATCTAATGTACATCTTCAAAATTGAAGTGTTTACTTAATTAAgatgtgtatgtatgtattatgccttttttTAAAACTCATTGTCTAATATTTGCTTTCTAATTTAATTTCGAAGattcaattcaaaagaaaatcgaatctttttccttatttatatTAGTAAAATATTAAGGGTTTGatttcaaatgatgatttaaaaattatattaatttaaagttaaattttgtttgaatatgtaatttaaattttaaaatttatacttttttttctaaatatgaaaatttcataatttgcGAAAAGTACCCAAGCTTGTCAATCCTAACAATCTTATTAAATTAACAAATTATAATTCACAAATAAAGTatcataaatatgatttataaaAGTAGCAGATTTCCAATAAATATGATTGGTAAAATAGGAAGTAAAGTAAGTTTGACTATTACTTTTGCATGTTAAACTATTAAAAATGCAGATTGACTAATTCTCAAACTTGACTCATAAGTAATTTAATGAGGTataaatatatgtttaattaattacaattaatgttaaaatgtctaatatgtAGGACTTAATCCATTTTGACTTATTGTTCTTTTGTGTAATACAGAGAATAAAGTAATTTTGGgcctttttcactttttttttatgtttatcttttctttttctttttaattttttcttgtcTTGTGTGAAAAATAAAGTACCTCTTATTAATtctgaaatttatttttctctttttattaaATTGTCTTTTGTTGAAAATTATAAAGAGCCAGTAAAAAAGAGTGACACAATTTCACATAAATGAGAATTGAACTTATAAGATAAAATAGATCGATCATCCTTCTACGTATGAAATATATGTTTGTTAAGcataattaaaattgattttgcaaaatattaattttaaacatATCAAAAAAGCGTCTAAATACAAATTAATTAGGAACGTTCAAGAATTAATagctaatttaatttttttaatataatacaaACACAtgttatgcatttattttgctTGATGCAAACATGAATGTGTGTAAATTTTTTAACCCtattcaatattttcattggaGAGTGATTAATTCAAATTCGTGTCGAGGATCATCTCATTCAGACGAAATGCTTTCTATCAAGCATTTTTTGATGCCCAAAATCTCTAATTAAAGAAAAAGCAACCTCTATATCCTGTgtaattcaaatttatgaatttaataaaattaaaaaaaaaacaaatttctAATTATTTGTTTCTCTTTCTTCCACCTACACACATCcaacaaaaattccaaaaaaacaCACACATATACTAAAAAAAACCAAATCATGAAACATACTTCAAGATTTCCTCAATCTGAGGAAAAACAACACACACATTTCCATTTTCCTCACTGAAAAAGTTTCTTGAAACTCCTTCACAAATTCAAGAAGCCACTCACCCACTAACCCCACAATGTCATCTTCACAATCAGAAAAACAAACCCTTTTCATTGCTTCACTCATCATCTTCTGGTACTCTTCCAACATTGGTGTCCTTCTCCTCAACAAATTATTACTCTCAAACTATGGTTTCTCTTTCCCTATTTTCCTAACAATGTGTCATATGTCAGCTTGTGCTGTTCTCAGCTATGTTTCCATTGTTTTCTTAAAGATTGTACCTTTTCAGAGGATCAAATCAAGGTCTCAATTTTTAAGAATTGCTACTCTTAGTATTGTCTTTTGTGGGTCTGTTGTGGGTGGGAACATTTCTTTAAGATACCTTCCTGTTTCATTCAATCAAGCTGTCGGTGCAACGACGCCGTTTTTCACAGCTTTGTTTGCTTATCTGATCACTCAGAAGAGGGAAGCTTGGATTACTTATGGTTGTCTTGTTCCTGTGGTTACTGGTGTTGTGATTGCTAGTGGGGTATGTTGAAAAATGTTTAAAGATTTgatttttgggtcaattttttatttttgtttgtttgatttATATTGATCTTGCTGTGATTTGTTTTTTATGAATAAAAGAGGAATCTTGGCTAGTGGGGTATGTTGAAAATGTTTAAAGATTTGTGTTTGGGGTCAATTTTGAAGTTTTGTTTAATTGCTTTCTGTTGATCTTGTTGTGATTtggtttttatgaaaaaatgaggaatctttttcttgttttatgaCTGACCCTTTTGGGATCTTTTATCTTTTCCCCTAACTGTAGTTGATCTACACTTGCTAGTACAAAATTGGAGGATTTTTGAAGGTTTTCTTTTGAAGTGTGAATCTTACAGCTTGAGATTATGTTGAAAGATTTGTCTTTTTGgttcaattttcaaattttgtttATTTGTTTTCTATTGATCTTGCTGTGATTtggtttttatgaaaaaaagagGAATCTTTTACTTGTTTTCTGATCCTTTTGGGatctttttatctttttcccTAACTGTAATTGATATGCATTTTTGCTAGTACAAAATTGGAAGAGTTTTGAAGGTTTTCTTTTACAGCTTGAGTTCAGATCTGAGATTTGTTTGCTCCTTTGATACATTCTAATATATCAAAGCAAATTCTAATGTTTTTCTCTACAATGCACTTAGATTGTTGaaattgatttcaaatgtaGTCACCATTTTATGATTAATAGACTTTTAGCAAACTGAGAGATCCAAAGTCTGCCGGTGAGAATTTAACAGCTTGTTTAGATGGTTGTTActtattgtattgtattattaGTTTAAAAACAATGTTTGG
Proteins encoded in this window:
- the LOC129877776 gene encoding alpha carbonic anhydrase 4-like, with the protein product MAKTNFMPVVFTFLFLSISSYTICNARDENEVNDETKFTYLLGTTEGPEHWGTIKPEWKLCEIGKYQSPVNFRNKTVKITTAIPHLKPNYKIAPAVIVNRGHDIKLQWETDAGGINIDGTEYKLQQCHWHTPSEHKVDGKCFAMEAHMVHQSVDGRVAVVAIPFKIGAPNPFLDALIGQVKTVDDKGLKLGLIDPQQLGVKAEPFYRYIGSLTVPPCTEGIIWNVLYQARTVSMEQMMALRNAVHDGFEANARPVQGLHRRPVYLAM